One Nonomuraea angiospora DNA segment encodes these proteins:
- a CDS encoding DUF4185 domain-containing protein, whose translation MTRFRSALAPLAIALAGLTAVPQQAWAAPAKPVPSVAQQQQSPAAQKAACGPTVKATTTDARLTSLFTNYGNDNSRLDDWTGADGTYSVKLPNGKELWIFSDTFLGRVNADGSRPPVVGEGGDTVFLNNSFAVERNGRLSTIHDGTAAAPTAVMPPRDQNHWYWAGDATVAGGLVEVTYQEYERYGTGAWDWRWHRNVVARFAPGRLNEPVSVTDLPSGHGVSWASAILKDGGYTYVYGVEDLGSPKYMHVARVSGQSLLGTWEFLKADGTWSPDEADSARIMSGIANEYSVTKVGSGYVLITHDTTEVLSPNIVAYTSCSPFGPFTGKQHVYTTPETKGNIFTYNAHAHPDVAGNGLVVSYNVNSFVNTDHYRDVTIYRPRFLDVTFQ comes from the coding sequence ATGACGCGATTCCGCTCCGCCTTAGCACCCCTCGCCATCGCGTTGGCCGGCCTGACGGCCGTACCGCAGCAAGCCTGGGCCGCCCCGGCCAAACCCGTTCCCTCGGTGGCCCAGCAACAGCAGTCACCGGCCGCCCAGAAGGCCGCGTGTGGCCCGACCGTCAAGGCAACCACCACCGACGCCCGCCTGACCAGCCTTTTCACCAACTACGGCAACGACAACAGCCGCTTGGACGACTGGACGGGCGCCGACGGCACCTACTCGGTCAAGCTGCCGAACGGCAAGGAGCTGTGGATCTTCTCCGACACGTTCCTCGGCCGGGTCAACGCCGACGGCTCGCGCCCGCCCGTGGTCGGGGAGGGCGGGGACACGGTCTTCCTGAACAACTCCTTCGCCGTCGAGCGCAACGGCAGGCTGTCCACGATCCACGACGGCACCGCCGCCGCGCCGACCGCCGTCATGCCTCCGCGCGACCAGAACCACTGGTACTGGGCCGGCGACGCGACGGTGGCCGGCGGGCTCGTGGAGGTCACCTACCAGGAGTACGAGCGGTACGGCACCGGCGCGTGGGACTGGCGCTGGCACCGGAACGTGGTGGCCAGGTTCGCCCCGGGCCGGCTGAACGAGCCCGTCAGCGTCACCGACCTGCCGTCCGGGCACGGCGTGTCCTGGGCCTCGGCGATCCTCAAGGACGGCGGATACACCTACGTGTACGGCGTCGAGGACCTCGGCTCGCCCAAGTACATGCACGTCGCCAGGGTCAGCGGGCAGAGCCTGCTGGGCACGTGGGAGTTCCTGAAGGCGGACGGCACCTGGTCCCCGGACGAGGCCGACTCGGCGCGGATCATGAGCGGCATCGCGAACGAGTACAGCGTCACCAAGGTCGGATCCGGATATGTCCTGATCACGCATGACACGACGGAGGTGCTGAGCCCCAACATCGTGGCCTACACCTCGTGCTCCCCGTTCGGCCCGTTCACCGGCAAGCAGCACGTCTACACGACCCCCGAGACCAAGGGGAACATCTTCACCTACAACGCCCACGCGCACCCCGACGTCGCGGGCAACGGTCTAGTGGTCTCCTACAACGTCAACAGCTTCGTGAACACCGACCACTACCGCGACGTGACCATCTACCGGCCGAGATTCCTGGATGTGACCTTCCAGTGA
- a CDS encoding phage baseplate protein — protein MPVTRRELLKVGAGAAAAALAGTETAAAAASASAAGRFDLAAPATQLIWKKALYDETVLQSFAFDNTNGHIYLAQLKNGSGSAAAGDLCVTKLSLSGSVLGHMYLKGFGHGVQIGVEPSGGSAYLWTETDAVADGSGNAWGRRLARFKFVNGQTLTTSSSALTKYTLISGATSTTCAIDPSTNRLIMRCRVDGQARFVAYSLAAVKAGTATKLYDVAQPSGLGVFQGYTAYGDYLYLLDGTAYGTANPPPGNTYITCVDLRTGAKVQRSLSQAGKSLDYREPEGMAIQIVSGRPRLCLGLASGTAGARKASIFYKSALI, from the coding sequence ATGCCGGTCACTCGCCGAGAACTGCTTAAGGTCGGCGCCGGAGCCGCGGCGGCGGCCCTGGCGGGCACGGAGACGGCGGCGGCGGCCGCCTCCGCCTCCGCAGCGGGCCGGTTCGACCTGGCGGCGCCCGCCACCCAGCTGATCTGGAAGAAGGCGCTGTACGACGAGACCGTGCTGCAGTCGTTCGCCTTCGACAACACCAACGGGCACATCTACCTGGCCCAGCTGAAGAACGGCTCGGGCTCGGCGGCGGCCGGAGATCTCTGCGTGACCAAGCTGAGCCTGTCCGGATCGGTGCTCGGCCACATGTACCTCAAGGGCTTCGGCCACGGCGTGCAGATCGGCGTGGAGCCGTCGGGCGGCTCCGCCTACCTGTGGACGGAGACCGACGCGGTCGCCGACGGCTCGGGGAACGCGTGGGGGCGGCGGCTGGCGAGGTTCAAGTTCGTCAACGGCCAGACGCTCACGACGTCGTCCTCGGCGCTCACCAAGTACACCTTGATCTCGGGCGCGACCAGCACCACGTGCGCCATCGACCCGTCCACCAACCGGCTGATCATGCGCTGCCGGGTCGACGGCCAGGCGCGGTTCGTGGCGTACTCGCTGGCGGCGGTCAAGGCGGGCACGGCCACGAAGCTGTACGACGTCGCGCAGCCGTCCGGCCTGGGCGTCTTCCAGGGGTACACGGCTTACGGCGACTACCTCTACCTGCTCGACGGCACGGCGTACGGCACCGCCAACCCCCCGCCGGGCAACACCTACATCACCTGCGTCGACCTGCGCACGGGCGCCAAGGTCCAGCGCTCGCTCAGCCAGGCGGGCAAGTCCCTGGACTACCGCGAGCCGGAGGGCATGGCCATCCAGATCGTCTCGGGACGGCCCCGGCTGTGCCTCGGCCTCGCCTCCGGCACCGCGGGCGCCCGCAAGGCCAGCATCTTCTACAAGTCCGCCCTCATCTGA